The Variovorax sp. PMC12 genome segment CGGCCGATCCGCCCAAGGCCGGCGCGCCCGGCACGCCTGGCACCCCGGCACCGGCGAGCGCCACCGACGCCTCCGGCAAGCCCCAGCTCGTGGCGCAGCAGATCTTCATCGAGACCGGCCCGACGCGCGGCGACCAGATCGCCATCGTCAAGGGCCTGCAAGCCGGCCAGGTGGTGGTGAGCAGCGGGCAGAACAAGCTGAAGAACGGCACGCCGGTCACGGTGGACAACAGCGTCAAGCCATCCAATGATCCGGCGCCGACGCCGCAGGAAAAGTGAGGCCCCGCGCATGAACTTCACCGACATCTTCATCCGCCGGCCGGTGCTGGCGATGGTGGTGAGCCTGCTGATCGTGGTGCTGGGGCTGCGTGCGCTGGCGGGCCTGCCCGTGAACCAGTACCCCAAGACCGAGAACGGCGTGGTCACCATCAGCACCGCCTACTACGGCGCGGACGCGGCCACGGTCGCGGGCTTCATCACGCAGCCGCTCGAAGCCGCCGTGTCGCAGGCGCAGGGCATCGACTACCTGTCGTCCTCGAGCAGCCTGGGCGTGTCGACCATCACCGCCACGCTGCGGCTGAACTACGACTCCAACCGCGCGCTGACCGAGATCAACACGCAGGTCAATTCCGTGCGCAACCAGCTGCCGCCGCAGGCGCAGCAGCCGGTGCTCACGGTGGCCACGGGCCAGACGACCGACGCGATGTACATCGGCTTCTACAGCGACACGCTGCCCAACAACAACGTGACCGACTTCCTGGTGCGCGTGGTGCAGCCCAAGCTGAACGCCATTGCGGGCGTGCAGACCGCGGAAATCCTGGGTGCGCGCACCTTCGCGCTGCGCGCCTGGCTCGACGCGCAGAAGATGGCCGCCTTCGGCGTGACCGCCACCGACGTGAGCGCGGCGCTCTCGGCCAACAACTACCTGGCCGCCGTCGGCCAGAGCAAGGGCCAGATGGTGAGCGTGCCGCTCACGGCCGGCACCTCGCTGCACAGCGTGGACGAGTTCAAGCAGCTGTCCATCAAGAGCAGCAACGGCGCCATCGTGCGGCTGCAGGACGTGGCCAACGTGACGCTGGGCTCGGAGAACTACGACTTCAACGTGGCCTTCAACGGCGTGCGCTCGGTGTTCATCGGCATCAAGGTAGCACCGGAGGCCAACATCCTGGACGTGGCCAAGCAGGTGCGCACCGTGTTCCCGGACCTGCAGTCGCAGCTGCCCTCGGGGCTGACGGGCAAGATCGTCTATGACTCGACCGACTTCATCAACACCTCCATCAGCGAAGTGATCAAGACGCTGGTCGAGGCGCTGGTGATCGTGACGGTGGTGATCTACCTGTTCCTGGGCAGCTTCCGCGCGGTGGTGGTGCCCGTCATTGCGATGCCGCTGTCGCTCATCGGCACCTTCTTCATCATGCTGGTGCTGGGCTACTCCATCAACCTGCTCACGCTGCTGGCGCTGGTGCTGGCGATCGGGCTGGTGGTGGACGACGCGATCATCGTGGTGGAGAACGTCGACCGGCACATGCGGGAGGGCAAGTCGCCCATGCAGGCCTCGCTGCTCGCGGCGCGGGAGCTGGGCGGGCCCATTCTTGCCATGACGGTGGTGCTGGTCGCGGTGTACGTGCCCATCGGCTTCCAGGGCGGGCTGACCGGATCGCTCTTCACCGAGTTCGCGTTCACGCTCGCCGGCTCGGTGGTGGTGTCGGGCATCGTGGCGCTCACGCTGTCGCCGATGATGTGCTCGCGCTTCTTCAAGCCGGAGCAGGACAGCGGCAAGTTCGCGATGAAGATCGAGCACATCTTCGAGCGGGTGCACCACCGCTACCAGCTCATCCTGCGCAGCGTGCTCAAGACCTGGCCGGTGATGATCGTCATGGGCGTGATCCTGGTGGCGCTGCTGTTCGTGATGTTCAAGATGTCGAAGTCGGAGCTCGCGCCCGAGGAAGACCAGGGCATCGTGCTGTCGCAGGTGGTGGGCGCGCCCACGGCCACCATCAACCAGATGCAGACGTACGCCGACCAGATCTTCAAGGTCGCGCACGACACGCCCGAATACGCGCAGCTGTTCCAGCTCACCGGCGTGCCCAGCACCAACGCCGGCATCGCCGGCGTGCTGCTCAAGCCCTGGGACGAGCGCACGCGCAGCGCCCACGACATCCAGACCGACCTGCAGAAGCGCTGGAACGGCATTGCCGGCGCCAAGGTGGTGGCCTTCCAGTTCCCGGCGCTGCCGGGCGCCTCGGGCCTGCCGGTGCAGTTCGTCATCAAGACGACCGAGCCGTTCGAGAACCTCAACACGCTCGCGCAGCAGGTCATGGACAAGGCGCGCGCCGACGGCAAGTTCTACTACATCGACGCCGACCTGAAGATCGACCTGCCGCAGGCCACCGTGGTGGTCGACCGCGACAAGATCGCCACGCTGGGCATCACCCAGCAGGACGTGGGCAACGCGATGGGCGCGGCGCTGGGCGGCGGCTACGTCAACTACTTCTCGATCTCGGGGCGCTCCTACAAGGTGATTCCGCAGGTGCAGCAGGTCGACCGGCTCAATCCGTCGGACGTGCTCAACTTCTACATCAAGACGCCCAACGGCGTGGTGCCCGCGAGCACCGTGGCGAGCCTGAAGTACTCGGTGCAGCCGGAAACGGTCAACCACTTCCAGCAGCTCAACTCGGTGACCATCCAGGGCGTGCCCAGCGGCACCCAGGGCGAGACGCTGGAGTACCTGCGCGGCGTGGTACAGCAGCTGGCGCCCAGCGGCTATTCGGTGGACTACTCGGGCCAGTCGCGCCAGTTCGTGCAGGAGTCGGGCAACTTCGCCGTCACCTTCGTGTTCGCGCTGATCATCGTGTTCCTGGCGCTGTCGGCACAGTTCGAGAGCTTCCGCGACCCGGTGGTGATCCTGGTGTCGGTGCCGCTCGCGCTCTTCGGCGCCATGATCTTCATCTTCTGGGGCTTCGCCTCGATGAACATCTACACGCAGGTGGGCCTGGTGACGCTGATGGGCCTCATCAGCAAGCACGGCATCCTGATCGTCGAGGTGGCCAACCGGCTGCAGAAGCAGGGCCTGAGCAAGCTCGATGCCATTGTCGAGGCGGCAGGCACCCGGCTGCGCCCGATCCTGATGACCACGGCCGCCATGGTCTTCGGCGTGCTGCCGCTGGTGATTGCCTCGGGCGCGGGCGCCGCCGGCCGCAAGGCGATGGGCATCGTGATCTTCAGCGGGCTGTCGATCGGCACGCTGTTCACGCTGTTCGTGGTGCCCGCGATGTACCTGGCCATCGCGGCGCGGCACCAGAAGGAAGACAAGGAAGACGAAAAGAAAGGCACTGCCAACGGCGCGCCGGCACTGCCGGGCAGCGTGGCGCCGGAGGCCTGAGCGCCGGTCTCATCCATTCATCCGGCATGAAGAAGCCCGCGGTCGAGAAGACCGCGGGCTTTTTTTTGCTTCAGTCGCAGCGGTAGAACACCTCGCCCTCCGAAACGCGCCTGGCCGCGTCTTCCGCTCCCTGGTTGGCCAGGAAGCGCATCGGCGCGCCGAAGTTGCGGCAGTAGTTCTCGGCATCCTGCGCGGTCGGCGACTTGAAGACGCCGTTGCCGAGCGGTGTGTAGCGAGGCGCCGTGCGGGTGACGCAACCTGTGGCCAATGCCGCGGCCAGGACGAGGACGGAAAGAGAAATGGAGGTGCGCATCGGAAAGGTCTGAGGCCGCACGACGAGCCGGCCGGAGATGAGGAACTGGCGACTGTAGCCGCTTCCTCAGCTCGCGTAGCGCTTTTCGAGCGCGTCCAGCTCGGGCTTGCGCACCAACCGCTGGCGCTCTGCGAAGGACACGACCAGCGCCGGGTCTTCGTCCACGCGCCTGGTCTCGCGCAGCACCGTCAGCGCCTTCTGCATGCCGGCGACCGCGCCCTGCAGCGCCGCATTGGCGTACAGCACGATGCCGTAGCCCAGGCCGGCCAGTTCCTCGGCGCCGAAGATCGGCGTCTTGCCGCCGATCACCATGTTCATGAGCTGCGGCTTGTTCAGCCGCTTCGGCAGCGAGCGGATTTCGTCGGCCGTGGTCACGGCCTCCACGAACAGGATGTCGGCGCCGGCCTCGCTGAACTTCTGCGCACGCTCGAT includes the following:
- a CDS encoding efflux RND transporter permease subunit, giving the protein MNFTDIFIRRPVLAMVVSLLIVVLGLRALAGLPVNQYPKTENGVVTISTAYYGADAATVAGFITQPLEAAVSQAQGIDYLSSSSSLGVSTITATLRLNYDSNRALTEINTQVNSVRNQLPPQAQQPVLTVATGQTTDAMYIGFYSDTLPNNNVTDFLVRVVQPKLNAIAGVQTAEILGARTFALRAWLDAQKMAAFGVTATDVSAALSANNYLAAVGQSKGQMVSVPLTAGTSLHSVDEFKQLSIKSSNGAIVRLQDVANVTLGSENYDFNVAFNGVRSVFIGIKVAPEANILDVAKQVRTVFPDLQSQLPSGLTGKIVYDSTDFINTSISEVIKTLVEALVIVTVVIYLFLGSFRAVVVPVIAMPLSLIGTFFIMLVLGYSINLLTLLALVLAIGLVVDDAIIVVENVDRHMREGKSPMQASLLAARELGGPILAMTVVLVAVYVPIGFQGGLTGSLFTEFAFTLAGSVVVSGIVALTLSPMMCSRFFKPEQDSGKFAMKIEHIFERVHHRYQLILRSVLKTWPVMIVMGVILVALLFVMFKMSKSELAPEEDQGIVLSQVVGAPTATINQMQTYADQIFKVAHDTPEYAQLFQLTGVPSTNAGIAGVLLKPWDERTRSAHDIQTDLQKRWNGIAGAKVVAFQFPALPGASGLPVQFVIKTTEPFENLNTLAQQVMDKARADGKFYYIDADLKIDLPQATVVVDRDKIATLGITQQDVGNAMGAALGGGYVNYFSISGRSYKVIPQVQQVDRLNPSDVLNFYIKTPNGVVPASTVASLKYSVQPETVNHFQQLNSVTIQGVPSGTQGETLEYLRGVVQQLAPSGYSVDYSGQSRQFVQESGNFAVTFVFALIIVFLALSAQFESFRDPVVILVSVPLALFGAMIFIFWGFASMNIYTQVGLVTLMGLISKHGILIVEVANRLQKQGLSKLDAIVEAAGTRLRPILMTTAAMVFGVLPLVIASGAGAAGRKAMGIVIFSGLSIGTLFTLFVVPAMYLAIAARHQKEDKEDEKKGTANGAPALPGSVAPEA